One window of Anaeromyxobacter diazotrophicus genomic DNA carries:
- a CDS encoding PEGA domain-containing protein: MRLFKKVVGVVVAAALIVNVTGCAAMFHGTSQQVAIRSNHPKADIYVNEAYLGKGNTVTSFRKSQNYTITVREEGCEASTLPVSKSFDAVTLLGVLLDLGVISILVVDGAATGAWTQFDQTSYVLDPRCVTVTPAAASYQPASHRPGT, translated from the coding sequence GTGCGTCTCTTCAAGAAAGTGGTCGGCGTGGTTGTCGCGGCCGCGCTTATCGTGAACGTCACTGGATGTGCCGCGATGTTCCACGGCACCTCGCAGCAGGTCGCGATCAGGAGCAACCACCCGAAGGCCGACATCTACGTGAACGAGGCGTATCTCGGGAAGGGAAACACCGTCACCTCGTTCAGAAAGAGCCAGAACTACACGATTACCGTCCGAGAGGAAGGCTGCGAGGCATCAACCCTTCCTGTCTCCAAGTCCTTCGACGCCGTGACGCTCCTCGGCGTTCTGCTCGACTTGGGCGTCATCAGCATTCTGGTCGTCGACGGTGCTGCTACCGGGGCGTGGACCCAGTTCGACCAGACCAGTTATGTCCTGGATCCGCGCTGCGTGACAGTGACCCCCGCTGCGGCGAGCTACCAGCCCGCATCGCACCGACCCGGCACATAG